The Pedobacter africanus genome has a window encoding:
- a CDS encoding acyl-CoA thioesterase codes for MSIKVKSPKDSFTVMNELVLPNDTNTLNNLMGGRLLHWMDIAAAISAQKHCNRIVVTASVDNVSFQQPIKLGDVITIEAKVTRAFNTSVEVRLDVWAENIPSGSRAKSNEAYYTFVAVDQSGRTIPVPELKPETQEEKELFAGALRRRQLRLILGGKMQPNDAKELKALFFPE; via the coding sequence ATGAGTATAAAAGTTAAAAGCCCGAAAGATTCGTTCACAGTGATGAACGAACTGGTATTGCCCAATGATACCAATACCCTTAACAATTTAATGGGAGGCCGTTTGCTGCATTGGATGGATATCGCAGCAGCCATTTCTGCTCAAAAACACTGCAACCGCATTGTAGTTACCGCATCGGTAGATAATGTATCTTTTCAGCAGCCCATTAAACTGGGTGATGTAATTACCATAGAAGCCAAAGTTACACGGGCCTTTAATACCTCGGTTGAGGTACGCCTGGATGTATGGGCCGAAAATATCCCTTCGGGGAGCCGTGCAAAATCCAATGAGGCCTACTATACCTTTGTAGCGGTAGACCAAAGCGGCAGGACCATACCTGTACCTGAACTGAAACCAGAAACCCAGGAAGAAAAAGAATTGTTTGCCGGAGCGTTAAGAAGAAGGCAGTTGCGCTTAATCTTAGGCGGAAAAATGCAGCCTAATGATGCCAAAGAACTAAAAGCACTGTTTTTTCCGGAGTAA
- a CDS encoding EVE domain-containing protein translates to MNHWLVKSEPFKYSWEKFNKDGRTFWDGVRNYQARNNLKEMKEGDLVLFYHSNEGKNVVGVAKVVKEFYQDPTTDDANWVVVDLAPVETLKNPVSLEQIKAEESLKDISLVRQGRLSVMPLRAAEFDKILEMSEK, encoded by the coding sequence ATGAATCATTGGTTAGTAAAAAGTGAGCCTTTTAAATACAGCTGGGAAAAATTTAATAAAGATGGCCGTACCTTTTGGGACGGTGTACGCAACTACCAGGCGCGTAACAACCTGAAAGAAATGAAAGAGGGCGATCTGGTTCTGTTTTACCATAGTAACGAAGGCAAAAATGTGGTAGGTGTAGCCAAAGTGGTAAAGGAATTTTATCAGGACCCAACAACAGATGATGCCAATTGGGTAGTGGTAGACCTGGCACCGGTGGAAACACTTAAAAATCCGGTATCATTGGAGCAGATCAAAGCTGAGGAAAGCCTGAAAGATATTTCGCTGGTAAGGCAGGGCCGTTTGTCGGTGATGCCTTTAAGGGCTGCAGAGTTTGATAAGATATTAGAAATGTCAGAAAAATAA